In Monodelphis domestica isolate mMonDom1 chromosome 4, mMonDom1.pri, whole genome shotgun sequence, one DNA window encodes the following:
- the LOC100027418 gene encoding group IID secretory phospholipase A2 — MQLILLCIILITSGGMAPSQGSLLQLKKMIRQATGKNPIFSYLNYGCHCGPGGRGQPIDATDWCCKAHDCCYEHLAEQKCYAHLDVYKYKYVSGDIECYGKSHCEKEICQCDKELALCLRRNLETYKKQFCLSWLFFCQGENPEC, encoded by the exons ATGCAGCTGATACTGCTATGCATCATACTCATCACCTCAG GAGGTATGGCCCCAAGCCAGGGGAGCCTGctgcaactgaaaaaaatgattagACAGGCAACAGGAAAAAATCCCATCTTCAGCTATCTGAACTATGGATGCCACTGTGGACCAGGGGGCAGAGGTCAACCCATAGATGCAACTGACTG GTGCTGCAAGGCACATGACTGCTGCTATGAGCATCTAGCCGAACAGAAATGCTATGCCCATTTGGACGTGTACAAGTACAAATATGTCAGCGGGGACATCGAGTGCT ATGGGAAGAGTCATTGCGAGAAGGAGATTTGCCAGTGTGACAAAGAACTTGCCCTCTGCCTGCGACGAAACCTGGAAACCTACAAGAAACAATTCTGTTTGTCTTGGTTGTTCTTCTGTCAAGGCGAGAATCCAGAATGCTAG